Within Stella humosa, the genomic segment GAACTCCGGCAGGGCGGCAACCGCGACCCGCCGGCGTTCCTGGAAACCGTGCCGCAGGTTCTCCATCGCCCGCTGCAGGCGCGGGTCGCCCAGCGCGCGCTGGGCGTTGTCCTTGAAGGCATGGGCGGTGGATTGCATGGCGGCCGCTTCTGGTGTCGGGCTACTTGGAACCGGGTGCGCCGATCGGCGGCCGGTCGGCCATGTCCGCCAGCACCTCGGCGACATGGCGCACCGCGACGGGCACGCCCAGGCGCGACAGCTTGCCCGCCATGTTCAGCAGGCAGCCCATGTCGCCGGCCAGCAGGGTGCCGGCGCCGGTGCGGCGGACATCCTCGGCCTTGTCGGTGACCATGCGGTCGGAAATGGCGGGGTACTTGACGCAAAAGGTGCCGCCGAAGCCGCAGCAGGTCTCCGCCCCCGGCAGCTCGGTGATCGACAGACCCGCGACCGAGCGCAGGAGCTGGCGGGGCTGCTGCTTCACGCCCAGCTCGCGCAGGCCCGAGCAGGAGTCGTGATAGGTGACCGCGCCCTCGAAGCGCGCGGCCACGTGCCTTACGCCGCGGATGTCGACCAGGAACGAGACCAGCTCGTGGCTGCGCTTGGCCAGGTGCTGGGCCGCCAGCGCCATTTCCGGCTCGTCGGCGAACAGCTCGGGATAGTGGTCGTGCAGCATGCCGCCGCACGAGCCCGAAGGTGCGACCACATAGTCGACATCGGCGAAGGCGGCGATGACCTGACGGGCGACCTGCTTGGCCCGGGCCTTGTCGCCGGAGTTATAGGCCGGCTGGCCGCAGCAGGTCTGCTGCGGCACGACGACCGTGCAACCGGCATCCTCCAGCAGCTTCACCGCGGCAAAGCCGACGGTGGGCCGGAACAGGTCGACCAGGCAAGTGACGAGCAGGCCGACCCGGCAGGGGGCAGCGTTCGGGGCGTTTTCCATCTGGGGCCGCAGAATGGGCGTGCCCTGGCGCCCGGTCAACGGGGTGTCCCGGTGTCAACGCGCCTGGGGCGGGCGGACCCCCTGCGGCAGCAGCAGCCAGTAGCCGCCGCGCGACTTCATCAGGCCGGCCCGTTCGGCGGCCTCGGCGCCGAAGCCCCAGAACACGTCGCCCCGCACCGGGCCGCGGATGGCACCGCCCGTGTCCTGGGCCACCATCAGGCGGCGGACGCGGGCGCTGCGCGACAGCGGATCCTCGGCGTCCAGCCAGACCGGCACGCCATAGGGCACGAAGCTGGGATCGACGGCGAGGCTGCGGCCGGGCGTGAGTGCCACGCCCTGGGCGCCCAGCGGCCCGTCGCCCTTCAACTCGCGGAAGAAGACATAGGACGGGTTCTCGTTCATCAGCCGGCCGGCCTCGGCCGGATGGGCGGCGAGCCAGGCGCGGATGCTGGGCATGCTGACGCTCTCGCGCGGGATCTGGCCGCGATCGGCCAGCAAGCGGCCGATCGGTACGTAGGCATGGCCGTTCTGGGCCTCGTAGCCGACGCGCAGGACCGTCCCGTCGGTCAGCTTGACCCGGCCCGAGCCCTGGATATGAAGGAAGAAGGCATCGACGGCGTCGTCGACCCAGACCAGTTCCAGGCCCCGGCCCTGCAGCGCGCCCGCCTCGATCTCCGCCCGGTCGGGATAGGGGCGCAGGCGCCCGCCCTCCAGCCGGCCGGCGATGCGCTGGCCGCGCAATGCCGGGCGGAACTGGGCCAGGTCGACCTCCACCAGGTCGGGCGGGCGGCGCAGCAGGGGGGTGGAGAAGCGCTGGGTGCGGGTGCGCGAGCCGGACAGGAGCGGCTCGTAGTAGCCGGTGAACAGCCCTTCGGTCTGGTCGCGATCGGCCGCACGCCAGGGCTGGAAGCGGGTTTCGAAGAAGCGGCGGGCAGCGGCGGCGTCATTGGCGGGGACCTGGGCCGCGGCCGTGCAAACGACCCGCCAGTCGCCAGCCTTGCCCGAGACGCCCTCCGGCCCGACCGGGCGGGCGGGATCAACCGCGGCGATGCGCTCGCAGGAGCGCCGCAGCGCGGGCAAGGCCTGGGCCTGATCGTCGGTCGTCCAGCCGGGAAGGTCGGCGAAGCGGGCCGGGGTCAGCGACAGGACGGCCGGGGTCTCCGGTGCCGTCTGGGCCGCGCCTGGGGTGGGCGGCGGCGGCGCGGGTGCATCGCGATCCCCGCCGCAGGATGCCACCAAACCGACCAGGGCAGCCGCCACCAGCCACCGTGCCCACGCAGCCGGCATCTCTGCTACTGCGGCGTGGCCGTGGTGACCAGGAGCCAGTTCGGATCGCCCGAACGCGTATCGCGGGCAAAGGTCCAAAGGTCGATCAGCTCCACCGTCTGGCCCGGCTCGCCATCCACCACCGCGCCCGCGGCATTGCGCACGACGTTGATCTGGTCGGATACGAAGCGGACCGTCACGAAGGCCATCGGGCCTTCCATGTGGGCCTCGTGCAGATCGACCGCCTTCATGGCGACGATCGTCGTCTCCAGCGTCTGCTTCTGCGTTTCGCGTTCCCGGATGGCATCGGAGAACTGCGTGTAGACGGAATCGTTCAGCAGCGGCCGCAGGGTATGGATGTCGCCCTGGGCGAAGGCGCCGACGATCATCTCGAACGCGGACTTGGCACCCTCAACGAAGATGTCGGGGTCGAAGCCACGATCGGCTGCGCGGATCTGCGCGATGCCGGCCTCGGGGCTGATCGGCAGCGTTTCCTGGGGGGCGGGGACATCGACCGGCGGCCGGTCCGCGCGCGGCGGCAGCGGGACGACCTTGCCATCGTCGCTGTCCGGCGCATCCTTGCGTCCGAAGATGCCGGTCGGCGGGGGACGCTCGTTGCCGGTGCGCCGCCCGAGCACGCTGCGCAGCCGCAGCACGAGGAATGCGGCGATCATCGCGAAGAGGATGATGTCGAAGAGCTGAAAGCCGCTGTTCATCGATCCTGCCTTGGGTGACCCGGAATCGGCACGTCCGGGCTCCGTACCCTATGGCTTGCGCACGGCCCGATCCCGTGTAGATAGGACCATGCCATCGGGTAAGCAAGCATGCGCGCCATAGTTCCCTTCATCCTGCTCGTCATTCCGCTGATCGAGATCGCCCTTTTCGTCGTCGTCGGCGATGTGATCGGCCTGTGGCCGACGCTGGCCGCGACACTGCTGGCGGCCGTCGTCGGGGTCGTGCTGATCCGCGGCCGGGGCCGGGCCGCCTTCGAGCGCCTGCGCCCCGGGCAAGGCCCCGCGGCCGTGCCGATCGGGTCGGTAATCGACGGCGCTGCCGTGGTGATCGCCGGCATGCTGCTGCTGATACCGGGCTTCCTGACCGACCTGCTGGGCGTGTCGCTGCTATTGCCGCCGGTTCGCCGGCGTCTGGGCCGGGTGATTGGCCAACGCTTTCGCATGGCGGCCGGCCCGTCCCCTTTCGGCGACCCGGGTTTCGGGCAATCCGGATTCGGGCAATCCGGATTCGGGCAGGCGGGCTTCGACCCCGGCGGTTTCCCGTCCGCCGCCGGCCCCGTCATCGAGGGCGAGGCGGTGGTCGTGCGCGATCCGCCAGCACCGCCGGCAGCCGCGGCCGACGATCCATCCCATCCACCGCGCGTGGCCCCGCCCCGCCCGCGCGACCCACCCCTGACCGGAACCGACCATGATCCTCGTGCGACACGGCCAATCGGAGTTCAATGCCGCCTTCTCGGTGACCAGGGTCGATCCCGGCATCCAGGACCCACGCCTGACCGAGGAGGGAAAGCGGCAGGCGGCCCAGGCAGCCGCGACCCTGGCCGCAATGCCGATCCGCCATCTGGTCGCCAGCCCGTACACGCGCGCGATCGAGACGGCCGAGATCATCGGCGAGGCCCTGGGCCTGCCGCTGACCATCGATCCGATCGTCGGCGAACGCGCCGCCTTCGTCTGCGACGTCGGCTCGATGACCAGCATCCTCAGGACGCGCTGGCCGCATCTGGGGCTGGATCACATGGACGAGCAGTGGTGGCCGACCATGGAGGAGCCGGAGCACGCCATGCTGGACCGCTGCGCCCGCTTTCGCACGGCCATGCAGGCACGTGACGACTGGCGCCATGTCGCCGTCGTCACCCACTGGGGCTTCATCCGCGGGCTGACGGGCAAGCGCGTCGGGAATGGCGAGGTCGTGCCGTTCGACCCGACCGGGCCGGCACCCACCGTTTTCGAATAGCCCGCTTCGAGTAGCCCCGCCCGTCCCGCGACCGCTTGGCCGGCCGCGACAATCCGTGCTAGTGCGCCTTATCCGCGCCCGAACGTCTTTCCCCGAGGAACCATGACCGACCAGACCCCCGCCCAGGCCGCCCAGGGCGCGCCCGTTTCGATCAATGCCCAGTACATCCGCGACCTGTCGTTCGAGAACCCGAACGCCCCACAGATCATGGCCGAGCTGCGCGAGCCGCCGCAGATCGAGGTGAAGGTCGACGTGAAGGTGCGCGCGCTGGCCGACAACGTGTTCGAGGTCGTCCTGTCGGTTTCCGCCAGCGCCACGGTCGCCGGCAAGAATGCGTTCGTGGTCGAACTGGAATACGGCTCGGTGGTGACGCTGGCGGCAGAGCTGCCGCAGGAGCATTTCGGGGCCATCCTGCTGATCGAGATTCCGCGGATGCTGTTCCCCTACGCCCGCCAGATCATCGGCGACGCCACGCGCGACGGCGGATTCCCGCCCCTGCTGCTGAACCCGATCGACTTCGCCGAGCTCTATCGCCAGCAGCAGGAAGCCCAGCAGCAGGCCGGGCCCGGCAACGGCGCAGCACTGGCGTGACCGGTCGCCGGGGCCGGTCGGACCAGCCCCGGCAGGCCTTCGGCATCGCGGGTCAACGGAGCCAGATGGCGCCCTTGATCCGCGCAACCAGCGCGGCGTGCGCGGCGGCCTCCGCCGGCGTCGGCGCGTGGGGCCTGGGCGCACGCGGCACCCGCACCACGGCTGTCCGGCGTTCCACCACGACCGCCGTCTCGGCGGTCAGGCTGAGACCCTTCTGCCGGCCGCCGGTCAGTTCGAGATAGACGTCGGCCAGCAGCTCGGCGTCCAGGCGCGCGCCATGCTTGACGCGGGCACTGGTGTCGATGCCGAAGCGGCGGCAGAGCGCGTCCAGGCTGGCCGGGGACCCGGGAAAGCGCCGGCGCGCCATGGTCAGCGTGTCGACGGCACGGGTCGACGGGATGGCCGCGTGGCCGGTGCGGGCCAGTTCCGAATTGATGAAGCGCAGGTCGAATTCCGCGTTGTGGATGACCAGCGGATCGTCGCCGATGAAGGCGAGGAAATCGGCCACCATCTCGGCGAAGACCGGCGCCCCGACCAGATCGGCGTCGGAGATGCCGTGCACGGCATAGGCTTCGGGATCGACCAGCCGCTCGGGGTTGATGCGGCTGACATACTCCACGCCGGAGCGCACGCCGTTCTGCAGCTCGAGGCACGCCACCTCGATCAGGCGGTGGCCATCGCGCGGGTCGAGGCCGGTCGTCTCGGTGTCGACGACGATTTCACGCATGGGGTCTCTTCCTGTCCGCGGGGCAGCGCATTGCCCCAATGGAGCTGCGAACCTGTTGCATGACGGCCGCCAGCCGGTGCCAGGTGAAGCTGCGGCCCAGCCCGGTCGGCACCACCCAGTCGGCGCGGCGGCGCTTCTCGGCGTCCGGGGTCTGCTGGGCCAGCGTACCGCGGAACTTTTCCTCGGTCATGCCGCGACGGCGCATCACCCGCTGCCGTTGCAGGAAGGGGGGGGCCGTCACCACGATCACCTGATGGCAGTACCGTTCATTGCCCTTTTCGTACAAGAGCGGGATGTCGAGCACGATGATCGGGACCCGCCGCCGCCGCTGGCGTTGCAGGAACGCGCGCGAGGAGCGCCGGACCAGGGGGTGCACGATCGCCTCGAGTTGGCGCAACCGGGCCGGGTCGGCGAAGACGATGCGCCCGAGTGCCTGGCGGTCGACGGCACCATCCTTCACGACGCCCGGAAAAGCCTGGTCGA encodes:
- a CDS encoding (Fe-S)-binding protein, with protein sequence MENAPNAAPCRVGLLVTCLVDLFRPTVGFAAVKLLEDAGCTVVVPQQTCCGQPAYNSGDKARAKQVARQVIAAFADVDYVVAPSGSCGGMLHDHYPELFADEPEMALAAQHLAKRSHELVSFLVDIRGVRHVAARFEGAVTYHDSCSGLRELGVKQQPRQLLRSVAGLSITELPGAETCCGFGGTFCVKYPAISDRMVTDKAEDVRRTGAGTLLAGDMGCLLNMAGKLSRLGVPVAVRHVAEVLADMADRPPIGAPGSK
- a CDS encoding murein transglycosylase A yields the protein MPAAWARWLVAAALVGLVASCGGDRDAPAPPPPTPGAAQTAPETPAVLSLTPARFADLPGWTTDDQAQALPALRRSCERIAAVDPARPVGPEGVSGKAGDWRVVCTAAAQVPANDAAAARRFFETRFQPWRAADRDQTEGLFTGYYEPLLSGSRTRTQRFSTPLLRRPPDLVEVDLAQFRPALRGQRIAGRLEGGRLRPYPDRAEIEAGALQGRGLELVWVDDAVDAFFLHIQGSGRVKLTDGTVLRVGYEAQNGHAYVPIGRLLADRGQIPRESVSMPSIRAWLAAHPAEAGRLMNENPSYVFFRELKGDGPLGAQGVALTPGRSLAVDPSFVPYGVPVWLDAEDPLSRSARVRRLMVAQDTGGAIRGPVRGDVFWGFGAEAAERAGLMKSRGGYWLLLPQGVRPPQAR
- a CDS encoding Tim44/TimA family putative adaptor protein, which produces MNSGFQLFDIILFAMIAAFLVLRLRSVLGRRTGNERPPPTGIFGRKDAPDSDDGKVVPLPPRADRPPVDVPAPQETLPISPEAGIAQIRAADRGFDPDIFVEGAKSAFEMIVGAFAQGDIHTLRPLLNDSVYTQFSDAIRERETQKQTLETTIVAMKAVDLHEAHMEGPMAFVTVRFVSDQINVVRNAAGAVVDGEPGQTVELIDLWTFARDTRSGDPNWLLVTTATPQ
- a CDS encoding histidine phosphatase family protein yields the protein MILVRHGQSEFNAAFSVTRVDPGIQDPRLTEEGKRQAAQAAATLAAMPIRHLVASPYTRAIETAEIIGEALGLPLTIDPIVGERAAFVCDVGSMTSILRTRWPHLGLDHMDEQWWPTMEEPEHAMLDRCARFRTAMQARDDWRHVAVVTHWGFIRGLTGKRVGNGEVVPFDPTGPAPTVFE
- the secB gene encoding protein-export chaperone SecB: MTDQTPAQAAQGAPVSINAQYIRDLSFENPNAPQIMAELREPPQIEVKVDVKVRALADNVFEVVLSVSASATVAGKNAFVVELEYGSVVTLAAELPQEHFGAILLIEIPRMLFPYARQIIGDATRDGGFPPLLLNPIDFAELYRQQQEAQQQAGPGNGAALA
- the dnaQ gene encoding DNA polymerase III subunit epsilon, with product MREIVVDTETTGLDPRDGHRLIEVACLELQNGVRSGVEYVSRINPERLVDPEAYAVHGISDADLVGAPVFAEMVADFLAFIGDDPLVIHNAEFDLRFINSELARTGHAAIPSTRAVDTLTMARRRFPGSPASLDALCRRFGIDTSARVKHGARLDAELLADVYLELTGGRQKGLSLTAETAVVVERRTAVVRVPRAPRPHAPTPAEAAAHAALVARIKGAIWLR
- the coaE gene encoding dephospho-CoA kinase (Dephospho-CoA kinase (CoaE) performs the final step in coenzyme A biosynthesis.), with translation MIVVGLTGSIGMGKSTSAAMLRRMGVPVHDSDAAVHRLLARGGAAVAPIDQAFPGVVKDGAVDRQALGRIVFADPARLRQLEAIVHPLVRRSSRAFLQRQRRRRVPIIVLDIPLLYEKGNERYCHQVIVVTAPPFLQRQRVMRRRGMTEEKFRGTLAQQTPDAEKRRRADWVVPTGLGRSFTWHRLAAVMQQVRSSIGAMRCPADRKRPHA